Genomic DNA from Brassica rapa cultivar Chiifu-401-42 chromosome A04, CAAS_Brap_v3.01, whole genome shotgun sequence:
ttgtatACTCTTTTCGACCTCTCGATCATTCGAGATAGAGAATATAAAAAGACAAAAGCCTCCATATATGTAGAAACATGACAAGTCATTATCCTCCACGTAGATGGTCGGCTACGCTTCGCTGGATATACAGCGATATCACTTGTTTAGCCTGTTACTAAATTTagttaaaacaaattttaaatctcaccAGCTCCAATCAAATAACCTCCAaccaaatttattatatatatgttgtttttaaaataattttatcaaccGGTAACCAGTCACAAAAATGGCGCCACCTCAGATATAAGTATGAGCAGAGAGTAGACCAGAAAAACCATCTCACTCTTCTAACATTCACAACATTTAATCTCAGCCGTTCGATCTTTCTCCGACCATGCCGATCAGAAACATCGCCGTTGGAAGTCCCAATGAGGCCACCCGTCCCGACGCCTTAAAGGCGGCGTTGGCTGAGTTTATTTCAACTATGATCTTTGTCTTCGCCGGCTCAGGCTCAGGAATGGCTTTCAACAAGCTCACTGAAAATGGAGCCACCACTCCCGCCGGTCTCGTAGCTGCCTCACTGGCACACGCTTTTGGACTCTTTGTTGCTGTCTCAGTTGGCGCCAACATCTCCGGCGGACACGTTAACCCCGCCGTCACTTTCGGCGCTTTCGTTGGTGGAAACATCACTCTCCTCCGTGGTATACTCTACTGGATTGCTCAGCTACTCGGCTCAGTCGTTGCTTGTCTCCTGCTCAAGTTCGCCACCGGCGGTTTGGTATGAATAATTACCCTTTATCCCTTCTAGTTTCTTTATGTCGCTAGAATGTTTCGCTTTAGACACTAGAGACATTAACTAATGTAATGTTCCCATTGGTTTTGGTTTGAACTCTCTAGGTTTTGTAATTAAAATTGTACTTTTACCTATTTTTGCCCTAACTTATCTGCCAAGTAACTAatgatctttctttttttgaaatttcactCGCTAAATGTTTCGCATTAGAAATAAATCATACTATATTAACTAATGTTCCCATTGGTTTTGGTCTGAATTCTCTAGGTTTTGTaataaatattgtattttcACCTCTTTTTGGCCTAACTTCTCGGCCAAGTAACTATTGAACTTTCTTTCTAGGTTGTGCCGGCTTTTGGCCTCTCCGCCGGAGTTGGAGTGTCGAACGCTTTGGTTTTCGAGATCGTGATGACCTTCGGGCTTGTTTACACAGTCTACGCCACCGCCGTTGATCCCAAGAACGGAAGTCTTGGAACAATAGCTCCCATAGCAATTGGTTTCATTGTTGGTGCCAACATCTTAGCAGGAGGAGCCTTTAGCGGAGCCTCAATGAACCCCGCCGTGGCTTTCGGACCAGCTGTGGTAAGCTGGTCGTGGAACAACCACTGGGTTTACTGGGCCGGACCTCTTGTTGGCGGTGGACTCGCTGGACTCATCTACGAGGTTTTCTTCATCAACACCACTCACGAACAGCTCCCCACCACCGACTACTGAATCAATCTCTCTGTTTCTCTCATGTGTAATTTGATTTGTCGTCTTTGAATTTTAATGCTTTTTTTGTCTTTTGCGTTTGTGTAATTTGGCATCATCATGTGTTTATGACTGTTGGATCTTTCAAATGAATCCTTTTCTGTTGATTTCCAGAGTGATAATTGCAAATATTGTGaattatgtatccatatcatcTTAAGCTTGTGTCATTTCCTCTATTTTGAATGTCCTCGTCACTTTATTAGACATTAACTTAAATCCAAGACTTATGCAAATAAGGAGTATAGTATTCTAAAATAGATGTACTAGAcatttattatttgattatgacggtttttttcagaaaataagaaaacaaactaTGATACAAATTAAATGCCTTAGAAACTTTGATACACGTTTCAGTATATTAATTAACGTCTAATACATACGGTAACAGCTATAGTTGCTACTTGCAACTATTGTTTCTTTCCTttcataaacattttttatgttataaagGAAAGActtcattcatcatcttcccTTAAATGGGCATCATTTTAAGCTATAACTACTAGAGACTTAAATGATAAAACTAGGTGAAAGATTAACGTTGAATGAATCTGAACCATGTATAAACTATGTTTTCACAATCAGTATATTTTCTGGTATAGCCGTATAGTTGATCTTCATCACTTCAAGCTCATTTTATCCCATATTTTCACACTTTATCAAGTCCTTCGTGGCTGTCATATCTATACGGGGTTAGCTGAATTTGCCGTATTTTCTTAGAAACATGTGCATAATATAGAAAATTGTATCATGTATGTAGTAATTTGAAACATGTATAGTTCTTGGCATTTTGCAGTGAGGTAGCAAGAAAATCAAATTGTAGGGTCACTGATTCCCTTTACTGAGTGTAGTAGTCAATACTCAATAGTGACTAAGACTTTGGTGACGCTATATTACTAACCATAATGATATAATCTCAGGACACCTCATTTCAATAATAATCCATACGAGctttatatacttataaaaaagtGTAACTAGTTacaaatacataatatatttattaattgttaGAGAAATACAACCCAGCGTAATGATATATAGGTTTTACATGAAATTTCTTGTAAGCATGTTGCATGATCGTTTGGTAATATCAGTCGACAACGACCAATATTATGATAATACGTACATCTTGTAAACATTTTCGGTGAAGAGGTTATCGTCCGGATGTACACTGTTTTATCCCTCATTGGCTAATGTTTTCGTTATGTTCCGAAACTGTGGCATATTTGTTCTTTGTGTTTCACATGCTAAGTTCTAAAACCAGAATCTTTTTCGGTTTCGCAttgtatattcaaaatttttggCTAGATGGACAAGGATGGGCAGAAGCACGTGAACACCAAGCACCGTTTCTAGCCTCTTCCTTAGCATTCGTTCGTTCATGTATTATTAATcatgaaattttgaaatttagttCCATAAATGTTTCTGTGTTCGAAATTATAGATTGATGATTCGAAACATCGCAAGTcttattgttttcatatatattgtggACTGTGGTCTGCGGAGACTGTGTCCTTCCAGTGTGATCAATACTTTCTACAATTAGGTTAAAGGATATCCTGAAGATTATATTCGCCATGTAGATTCATTTTCTCATCTACTTTTGTAATAAGCATATAATCATTTTCTCAAAAGAAAGCATGCAATAATTGAAGTTAGAATAGTGGTCGATGACTCTACTGTCTACTACACTATACACGTACATTTTCTTGTCAATTATAATGTAAAAAGTACTCGATTTCCATGTGCAGTCATATGGGATTCTTACCTAACACCATCTCCAACCCACTTCTAtttttatctctatattttcctctaaaatagaaaaattctattataaaagtggatttgctccaatgtatgattctataatagagttcctc
This window encodes:
- the LOC103865561 gene encoding aquaporin TIP1-1 → MPIRNIAVGSPNEATRPDALKAALAEFISTMIFVFAGSGSGMAFNKLTENGATTPAGLVAASLAHAFGLFVAVSVGANISGGHVNPAVTFGAFVGGNITLLRGILYWIAQLLGSVVACLLLKFATGGLVVPAFGLSAGVGVSNALVFEIVMTFGLVYTVYATAVDPKNGSLGTIAPIAIGFIVGANILAGGAFSGASMNPAVAFGPAVVSWSWNNHWVYWAGPLVGGGLAGLIYEVFFINTTHEQLPTTDY